One Deltaproteobacteria bacterium DNA window includes the following coding sequences:
- a CDS encoding flagellar hook-length control protein FliK, translating into MKTIVSDGTTRLHDRLAGLSQGITGGGGLAGGGALRFSDVLRTPPAERAEVRSSSDSAPPAEGGPGDSPSRVETRDAQPQGKPERPAAEGPLLDPWTVGALRAGFDPAPMRVAPLPPSAAGDLQDLAQHLLRRVEVYQLGSATGVRMRVEAAAMAPVGVDLRMEGGRLRASLAVSDAADLRALQSAAPLLESALEARGVSLAALTVQLDPSRHDGAADRNPGGAPWPDEGESTASGGVPRRAAKSGRRAVRTSDGGGFVT; encoded by the coding sequence ATGAAAACGATCGTATCGGACGGGACCACCCGCCTCCACGACCGCCTGGCCGGGCTTTCCCAAGGCATCACCGGAGGCGGTGGGCTCGCGGGAGGCGGGGCGCTGCGCTTTTCCGACGTGCTGCGAACCCCGCCGGCGGAGAGAGCGGAGGTTCGGTCCTCGAGCGATTCCGCGCCGCCTGCCGAGGGCGGACCAGGGGATTCGCCCAGCCGCGTCGAGACCCGGGACGCGCAGCCTCAAGGCAAGCCGGAGCGTCCCGCGGCCGAGGGGCCCCTGCTGGATCCATGGACCGTTGGCGCGCTGCGAGCGGGGTTTGACCCGGCCCCGATGCGCGTCGCGCCGCTGCCGCCGTCCGCGGCGGGCGACCTCCAAGACCTGGCGCAGCACCTCCTGAGGCGGGTGGAGGTCTACCAGTTGGGCTCGGCCACGGGGGTGCGTATGCGGGTCGAGGCCGCCGCGATGGCCCCCGTGGGGGTTGACCTGCGTATGGAAGGCGGTCGCCTTCGGGCGAGCCTCGCTGTGAGTGACGCAGCGGATCTGCGCGCGCTGCAATCGGCGGCGCCGTTGCTGGAGTCCGCGCTCGAGGCGCGAGGCGTCTCCCTGGCGGCCCTCACGGTCCAGCTCGATCCTTCCCGTCACGACGGGGCGGCCGACCGCAATCCTGGAGGAGCACCCTGGCCGGACGAAGGGGAGTCTACGGCGTCCGGCGGCGTCCCGCGGCGTGCAGCCAAGAGCGGACGGCGTGCCGTGCGCACTTCGGACGGGGGCGGCTTCGTAACCTGA
- a CDS encoding IPT/TIG domain-containing protein, with protein MRRLTVVLALAFVGGLPGCESTGTGLRTVEPAFGNVAGNDDVILTGNGFGPGMTIHFGRNQVRSLIIESALRARVKTPSGPEGVVDVALTTTDGRTYVLKRAYRYRSEAQTSK; from the coding sequence ATGCGCAGGTTGACGGTGGTCCTGGCCCTGGCGTTCGTGGGCGGGCTCCCCGGGTGCGAGTCCACCGGCACCGGGTTGAGGACGGTCGAGCCAGCCTTCGGCAACGTGGCCGGCAACGACGACGTGATTCTGACCGGCAACGGCTTCGGGCCCGGGATGACGATTCACTTCGGGCGAAACCAGGTCCGTAGTCTGATCATCGAGTCCGCGCTGCGTGCGCGGGTCAAGACGCCCTCCGGGCCCGAGGGCGTCGTGGACGTGGCGCTCACCACGACGGACGGCAGGACGTACGTGCTCAAGCGCGCCTATCGCTACCGCAGCGAGGCACAGACGAGCAAGTAG
- the sctQ gene encoding type III secretion system cytoplasmic ring protein SctQ, which produces MSRESAAAAALLRRELGDLAEGALARWASALFGVPAGEIAARVAGLRPQGEAAPRLAGRATAWIPLHGPAGQLAWLALDARVTAGVLGVLLRVPLTGVHAARSAGELGLLTYAIAALVDQLGNGCPWSVGPARARPPREAELPRRALEVQLVLPHHAGLAWLLLPEPWVQPSSPEARRRARRQRLGRLGAVEVPLAIAAGAFSVPLAELESVEPGDLIVAAGIPRAVAGCPVRVLVADGSFSGRVQGDTVSIDGPFSQGVSIMSKETVEGDQLADRLPVQITVEVGRVQVMAAQVLDLGPGDVLTLERPVSAEVELRVGGRLVARGELVDVEGEAGVRLLEVYD; this is translated from the coding sequence GTGTCCCGCGAGTCGGCGGCGGCAGCCGCGCTGCTGCGGCGAGAGCTCGGAGATCTGGCCGAAGGAGCGCTCGCGCGGTGGGCCTCCGCCTTGTTCGGGGTGCCCGCCGGAGAGATCGCCGCGCGCGTGGCCGGGCTGCGGCCGCAAGGAGAGGCCGCTCCGAGGCTCGCCGGGCGTGCGACGGCCTGGATCCCGCTGCACGGGCCAGCCGGCCAGCTCGCCTGGCTGGCCCTCGACGCGCGCGTGACGGCAGGGGTCCTGGGCGTCCTTCTCCGCGTGCCGCTCACGGGAGTCCACGCGGCGCGTTCTGCCGGTGAGCTCGGGCTTCTGACCTATGCCATCGCGGCGCTCGTGGACCAGCTAGGTAACGGTTGTCCCTGGTCCGTCGGTCCGGCGCGAGCGCGCCCTCCGCGGGAGGCAGAGCTGCCGCGCCGAGCCCTGGAGGTGCAGCTCGTGCTCCCGCATCATGCGGGGCTCGCGTGGCTCCTCCTCCCCGAACCGTGGGTGCAACCGAGCTCCCCAGAGGCCCGGCGTCGGGCACGAAGGCAGCGCCTGGGGCGTCTCGGCGCGGTCGAGGTGCCGCTCGCGATCGCGGCGGGAGCGTTCTCGGTCCCCCTCGCCGAGCTCGAGAGCGTGGAGCCTGGCGACCTCATCGTTGCAGCTGGCATTCCTCGAGCGGTGGCTGGATGCCCGGTGCGCGTGCTCGTGGCCGACGGATCGTTTTCTGGGCGCGTCCAGGGGGACACGGTCAGCATCGACGGGCCCTTCTCGCAGGGAGTGAGCATCATGTCCAAGGAGACCGTGGAAGGGGACCAGCTCGCCGACCGCCTGCCGGTGCAGATCACGGTGGAGGTGGGGCGGGTTCAGGTCATGGCCGCGCAGGTGCTGGACCTCGGGCCGGGCGACGTGCTCACGCTCGAGCGTCCGGTCTCTGCCGAGGTGGAGCTCCGGGTCGGCGGCCGCCTGGTCGCTCGGGGGGAGCTCGTCGACGTGGAGGGCGAGGCGGGTGTTCGTCTGCTAGAGGTCTATGACTGA
- a CDS encoding HEAT repeat domain-containing protein — protein sequence MIVVRLVVVLVLLGAAATVRGDDWEVTRSPFDPRVVARYKALLARNAGDATSLSALVRLYRQHRSIAALVAEYQALARAHPASVPHQLVLAHLYRRVGRATEALAQYERVAKLSPKNASVAAALGALYGKAGRATEAMEAYRRAVTLSGRPGEKKTHLRTMANLALAQRDVKGAMKIVEELLGLDPRNTMLRTELAQLLAKSGQERQAVDLYREVLKRTSETATRAELLKEIGTLLHQLGRDTEAVDTFQKAMGLAARGHYLQRELTDRIIDIYRKKDDLKGLITHYEKTWKRRGAFEHQVLGRLYEETGDEAKALKEYRSALALARQELDVRVRLIGLLDRMGRDKEVVAEYRTLAQLAPGEAKYHLELAKRLHRAGAVAEATQVLDRLGQRFPSDASVHSALSDLFSRWGDQKRAMREAQILVRIEPKDDGHLISLGEQYFASGQKKKAVEVWRKLLTTVKERHQALAKLAEVYAQHDLTKEAIDLYRKAIKLAPHEVGYAKSLAALLEQKRMNNEAIAAWEDVLKKAQGDGHRQSRREARTRILDILARTYQLQFRMRGYQMLFDRNPPDVDAGLFLAEGHLKLKAYELAATAYRRILQHHATHAEAMVALEAVYRRQRKLAEAVKLLKRLAELQPKNAREYYQRIANLQVQLSNDKEALLYAHKAIAAGPHDAPAYLRLAQLYERRQDFQSAVQAYRKALEINPALHRVHFALARLQTWRGEYDDADRIYRQLVRSGQTPEVAQKAFQLALDLCGYLGRLESLERDLVPLAQGSGQHAEVYRRMVVEVLRRRVPPLVRQARYGSTPTQQTARAELRRIGQRSLGPLLDELASGSTGQRELVRMLGYLGNPGAVLPLLRVAEREADEEVFTIYGSASSYYGGGYSHIYSAAYGGPGLGRSEQASGRMALRLEALVAIGRLADGRAVPGLVRLLGSREGALRDAAAWALAQQRDSKAQAALFKALGDSRPSVQLMACAGLGAQQNRELRPVLEEVLHDGTRSERVRAACAWGLGALRDPRALGSLVQATDAPDDELQASAAMAIARLGDRRGAPHLVRALWVKRPTVRAAMLRGLSLLGATTSAPAPGLTMPEISVRQGQVDVDAFAARLFAAGAEVDSLGAEQLAWVIEQHGPLLLEGLKSALDRHRDVVLRALHDLDGPGGRLGLGPFTSGLERLDNRRRQQLERTMAHLGMRLESPLARFLSHGDSALRTAALTVYAKLARHPLLPLRRAAQGANWSTRVAALRSLEVARARGVISSKDLLADATRAARGAHYREREAAAEVLASLGKPGRELLATLSRDANGFVREAALVALGRSGDAEGASSLVAGLSDEATHVRATACRVLGTLRLPGTRAAVTTRLRDPSARVRAAAEAALAHWP from the coding sequence ATGATCGTCGTTCGGCTTGTCGTCGTCCTTGTGCTCCTCGGAGCGGCCGCCACCGTCCGCGGGGACGACTGGGAGGTCACCCGCTCCCCCTTCGACCCGCGCGTCGTCGCGCGCTACAAGGCTCTGCTCGCCCGTAACGCCGGTGACGCCACATCCCTGTCGGCGCTGGTCCGGCTCTATCGCCAGCACCGCTCCATCGCCGCTCTGGTCGCGGAGTACCAGGCCCTCGCCCGAGCGCATCCGGCGAGCGTCCCGCACCAGCTCGTCCTCGCGCATCTGTACCGACGCGTCGGGCGGGCCACCGAGGCTCTCGCCCAGTACGAGCGCGTCGCGAAGCTCTCCCCGAAGAACGCCAGCGTCGCCGCCGCGCTCGGGGCGCTCTACGGCAAGGCGGGCCGCGCGACCGAAGCCATGGAGGCCTACCGCCGCGCCGTGACGCTGTCCGGCCGCCCCGGCGAGAAGAAGACGCACCTTCGCACCATGGCGAACCTCGCCCTGGCGCAACGTGACGTGAAGGGCGCGATGAAGATCGTCGAGGAGCTGCTCGGGCTCGACCCACGCAACACGATGCTACGCACGGAACTGGCCCAGCTCCTCGCGAAGAGCGGCCAGGAGCGACAGGCCGTCGACCTCTACCGCGAGGTTCTGAAGCGCACGTCGGAGACGGCCACGCGCGCCGAGCTGCTCAAAGAGATCGGCACGCTGCTCCACCAACTGGGGCGCGACACCGAGGCGGTCGACACCTTTCAGAAGGCGATGGGGCTCGCCGCCCGCGGGCACTACCTGCAGCGGGAACTCACCGATCGCATCATCGACATCTATCGCAAGAAGGACGACCTGAAGGGCCTCATCACCCACTACGAGAAGACCTGGAAGCGCCGGGGTGCGTTCGAGCATCAGGTGCTCGGGCGGCTGTACGAGGAGACGGGCGACGAGGCGAAGGCGCTCAAGGAGTATCGGTCGGCCCTGGCCCTGGCCCGGCAGGAGCTGGACGTGCGCGTCCGGCTGATCGGGCTGCTCGACCGGATGGGACGCGACAAGGAAGTCGTCGCAGAGTATCGAACGCTGGCCCAGCTGGCGCCCGGCGAGGCGAAGTACCACCTGGAGCTGGCCAAGCGCCTGCATCGCGCGGGCGCGGTGGCCGAAGCGACGCAGGTCCTGGATCGCCTCGGCCAGAGGTTCCCCTCGGACGCCTCCGTGCACTCCGCGCTCTCCGACCTCTTCAGCCGTTGGGGCGACCAGAAGCGCGCGATGCGGGAGGCGCAGATCCTGGTGCGCATCGAACCCAAGGACGACGGCCACCTGATCAGCCTCGGGGAACAGTACTTCGCCTCGGGACAGAAGAAGAAGGCGGTCGAGGTGTGGCGCAAGCTCCTGACGACCGTCAAGGAACGGCACCAGGCGCTGGCGAAGCTCGCGGAGGTCTACGCCCAGCACGACCTGACCAAGGAGGCCATCGACCTCTACCGCAAGGCGATCAAGCTCGCGCCGCACGAGGTCGGCTACGCCAAGAGCCTCGCGGCGCTCCTCGAGCAGAAGCGCATGAACAACGAGGCCATCGCGGCGTGGGAAGACGTGCTGAAGAAGGCGCAAGGGGACGGCCATCGGCAGAGCCGCCGTGAGGCGCGCACGCGGATCCTCGACATCCTCGCGCGCACCTACCAGCTCCAGTTCCGCATGCGCGGCTACCAGATGCTGTTCGATCGGAATCCGCCCGACGTGGACGCCGGGCTTTTCCTGGCGGAAGGGCACCTCAAGCTCAAGGCCTACGAGCTGGCCGCGACGGCCTATCGGCGGATTCTGCAGCACCACGCGACCCACGCCGAGGCGATGGTGGCGCTCGAGGCCGTCTATCGACGCCAGCGGAAGCTCGCCGAGGCCGTCAAGCTGTTGAAGAGGCTCGCCGAGCTGCAACCAAAGAACGCGCGCGAGTACTACCAGCGCATCGCCAACCTGCAGGTCCAGCTTTCCAACGACAAGGAGGCGCTGCTCTACGCCCACAAGGCGATCGCCGCGGGACCGCACGACGCGCCCGCCTATCTGCGCCTCGCGCAGCTCTACGAGAGGCGCCAGGACTTCCAGTCGGCCGTCCAGGCCTACCGCAAGGCGCTGGAGATCAACCCGGCCCTCCATCGCGTGCACTTCGCCCTGGCACGTCTGCAGACCTGGCGTGGGGAGTACGACGACGCGGATCGCATCTACCGCCAGCTCGTCCGCTCCGGCCAGACCCCCGAGGTGGCGCAGAAGGCCTTCCAGCTCGCGCTCGATCTCTGCGGGTACCTGGGACGCCTCGAATCCCTCGAGCGCGACCTCGTGCCGCTAGCGCAGGGCAGCGGTCAGCATGCGGAGGTCTACCGTCGCATGGTGGTGGAGGTGCTTCGTCGGCGGGTCCCGCCGCTCGTCCGTCAGGCGCGCTACGGATCGACGCCCACGCAGCAGACGGCGCGGGCGGAGCTCCGGCGAATCGGGCAGCGCTCCCTGGGCCCCCTGCTGGACGAGCTGGCCTCGGGGAGCACCGGGCAGCGGGAGCTCGTCCGCATGCTGGGCTACCTGGGGAATCCCGGGGCCGTCCTTCCGCTGTTGCGCGTGGCGGAGCGGGAGGCCGACGAAGAGGTCTTCACCATCTACGGCTCCGCGTCCTCGTACTACGGCGGCGGGTATTCCCACATCTATAGCGCGGCGTACGGGGGACCCGGCCTCGGCAGGTCCGAACAGGCCTCCGGTCGCATGGCCCTGCGGCTCGAGGCGCTGGTAGCCATCGGACGCCTCGCGGACGGGCGCGCTGTCCCGGGCCTGGTACGGCTCCTCGGCAGTCGCGAGGGGGCCCTGCGCGACGCCGCCGCGTGGGCTCTCGCGCAGCAGCGCGACTCCAAAGCCCAGGCCGCCCTCTTCAAGGCGCTCGGGGATTCCCGCCCCTCCGTGCAGCTCATGGCCTGCGCGGGGCTCGGCGCGCAGCAGAACCGAGAGCTGCGGCCCGTCCTCGAGGAGGTCCTGCACGACGGCACGCGCAGCGAGCGGGTCCGTGCCGCCTGCGCCTGGGGTCTCGGCGCGCTCCGCGACCCACGCGCGCTCGGGAGTCTCGTTCAAGCGACGGACGCACCCGACGACGAGCTCCAGGCGAGCGCCGCCATGGCCATCGCGCGGCTCGGCGACCGGCGCGGCGCACCGCATCTGGTGCGAGCGCTCTGGGTAAAGCGCCCCACCGTCCGCGCCGCGATGCTCCGCGGCCTGTCGCTGTTGGGGGCGACGACCTCCGCTCCTGCGCCTGGGCTAACGATGCCAGAGATCTCCGTGCGCCAGGGGCAGGTTGACGTAGACGCCTTCGCCGCGCGGCTCTTTGCCGCGGGCGCCGAAGTCGACTCCCTCGGGGCCGAACAACTCGCGTGGGTCATCGAGCAACACGGCCCGCTCCTCCTCGAAGGACTCAAGAGCGCGCTCGACCGCCATCGAGACGTGGTGCTTCGCGCGCTCCACGACCTGGATGGGCCCGGTGGCCGGTTGGGTCTCGGTCCCTTCACCTCTGGGCTGGAGCGTCTCGACAACCGACGGCGCCAGCAGCTCGAGCGAACCATGGCGCACCTCGGGATGCGACTGGAGAGCCCCCTCGCCCGCTTTCTTTCCCACGGCGACTCCGCCCTCCGCACGGCCGCGCTCACCGTCTACGCCAAGCTGGCTCGCCACCCGCTCCTTCCCCTGCGTCGCGCGGCGCAAGGTGCGAACTGGTCCACTCGCGTGGCGGCGTTGCGAAGTCTGGAGGTCGCCCGGGCGCGCGGCGTCATCTCGTCGAAAGACCTGCTCGCCGACGCGACACGTGCCGCCCGTGGAGCTCACTACCGGGAGCGGGAGGCGGCAGCCGAGGTCCTGGCCAGCCTCGGCAAGCCGGGGCGCGAGCTCCTCGCAACCCTGAGTCGGGACGCGAACGGCTTCGTTCGGGAGGCTGCACTCGTCGCGCTCGGACGGTCAGGGGACGCCGAAGGGGCCTCGTCGCTCGTGGCCGGCCTCTCGGACGAGGCGACCCACGTCCGCGCCACAGCCTGCAGGGTCCTCGGCACGCTGCGCCTGCCGGGCACTCGAGCGGCCGTGACCACCAGACTGCGCGACCCCTCCGCGCGGGTCCGCGCCGCGGCGGAAGCCGCCCTCGCCCATTGGCCGTGA
- a CDS encoding FHA domain-containing protein, with protein MIICSRCGKDNQDHYKFCLGCGAELTAAEAPPKPEARGPSVRPTASPRPVPVEMPPPPVEPVIPLTAKRATARPGPPVSELEPTVPPEATPAEAPSGSGSVSCAGCGTSNPKEFVFCGNCGARMQKASQATLFRAGRSPSERVAAPVGRARLALIRPDGSEGGSHTLFDADTVIGRGTGALFDSDGYLSPTHARFLFTGDHLVVEDAGSLNGVFVRIVDDEPLENSDVFRIGQELLRFDAIGAPQVLADGTEVLGSPNPGYWGRLSLIVGRGVDGSAFPLMGDEMILGRERGDILFSDDGYVSGTHAKVSLRGDRVYLTDLGSSNGTFARLRKPRVIPFGTFVLMGQQLFRVERIRA; from the coding sequence GTGATCATTTGCAGCAGATGCGGCAAGGATAACCAGGACCACTACAAGTTCTGCCTCGGCTGCGGCGCGGAGCTGACGGCCGCCGAGGCGCCGCCGAAGCCAGAGGCGCGAGGACCGTCCGTCCGGCCGACAGCGAGCCCGCGCCCGGTTCCCGTCGAGATGCCCCCGCCTCCCGTCGAGCCGGTGATCCCCTTGACCGCGAAGCGGGCGACGGCAAGGCCGGGGCCCCCTGTAAGCGAGCTAGAACCCACGGTCCCCCCCGAGGCTACGCCGGCGGAAGCGCCCAGCGGGAGCGGGAGCGTGAGCTGCGCCGGCTGCGGCACGTCGAACCCCAAGGAGTTCGTCTTCTGCGGCAACTGCGGCGCCCGCATGCAGAAGGCCTCGCAGGCGACGCTCTTCCGGGCAGGCCGATCTCCGTCGGAACGCGTGGCGGCCCCCGTCGGCCGCGCGAGGCTCGCACTCATCCGTCCCGACGGATCGGAGGGCGGCAGCCATACGCTCTTCGACGCCGACACCGTGATCGGACGCGGCACCGGGGCGCTCTTCGACAGCGACGGCTACCTGAGCCCCACCCACGCGCGCTTTCTCTTCACCGGCGATCACCTGGTCGTGGAGGACGCCGGAAGCCTGAACGGCGTGTTCGTGCGCATCGTGGACGACGAGCCGCTCGAGAACTCCGACGTGTTCCGCATCGGACAGGAGCTCCTGCGCTTCGACGCGATCGGCGCACCGCAGGTCCTCGCCGACGGCACGGAGGTCCTCGGCAGCCCAAACCCCGGATACTGGGGTCGCCTGAGCCTCATCGTCGGCCGCGGCGTGGACGGCAGCGCCTTCCCTCTCATGGGAGACGAGATGATCCTCGGCCGCGAGCGCGGAGACATCCTCTTCTCCGACGACGGCTACGTGTCGGGTACCCACGCGAAGGTGTCGCTCCGCGGCGACCGGGTCTACCTGACGGACCTCGGCAGCTCCAACGGCACGTTCGCACGCCTCAGAAAGCCGCGCGTCATCCCGTTCGGCACCTTCGTGCTCATGGGTCAGCAGCTTTTTCGCGTGGAGCGGATCCGCGCATAG
- a CDS encoding sigma-70 family RNA polymerase sigma factor, translating to MHHDPVASETVAEGEVQGPPRRQKGPPENFLARYFKEMAELSVLRPEEEFEAARRIEELEVQLWAQLFRNPHLAEGVLAVVERGLENTLTECASVRRSARAMKGQGTAVQRKRYAAQCGQLAKRLHAVDVDRRLLFASLREFRKIARGEEDRAFAGKLRVNVQTETFKRHVREVSMLFHRSQRARNDFVKANLRLVVSIARRFNHGRMPLSDLIQEGNIGLIKAVERYDYRRGYRFSTYASWWIRHSISRALADKGRAVRLPVHMIDAHHKVAKARRELSSQLGRPPTKDEIGKTTGLSTDKVDKLEGYLMEQAVSLDREVSDEDGRRFIDFIQDPEASSPSDQLMDQSENTQVLELFDELKPIEADILRKRFGLAGGKELTLKEIGETYNLSRERIRQLQEQALGKIRRALQRQQPA from the coding sequence TTGCACCACGATCCGGTGGCGAGCGAGACGGTCGCCGAGGGCGAGGTGCAAGGACCGCCGCGGCGGCAGAAGGGCCCTCCGGAGAATTTCCTCGCGCGCTACTTCAAGGAGATGGCGGAGCTGTCGGTGCTGCGGCCGGAGGAGGAGTTCGAGGCCGCGCGGCGCATCGAAGAGCTCGAGGTCCAGCTCTGGGCGCAGCTCTTCCGCAATCCACATCTTGCCGAAGGCGTGCTGGCGGTCGTCGAGCGGGGACTCGAGAACACGCTCACCGAGTGCGCCTCCGTGCGTCGTTCGGCGCGGGCGATGAAAGGGCAAGGGACGGCGGTTCAGCGGAAGCGCTACGCCGCGCAGTGCGGGCAGCTCGCCAAGCGCTTGCACGCGGTCGACGTGGATCGACGCCTGCTCTTCGCGTCTCTCCGGGAGTTTCGCAAGATCGCCCGCGGCGAGGAGGATCGCGCCTTCGCCGGGAAGCTGCGCGTGAACGTGCAGACGGAGACCTTCAAGCGGCACGTGCGCGAGGTGAGCATGCTCTTTCATCGGTCGCAGCGCGCGCGCAACGACTTCGTCAAGGCCAACCTGAGGCTCGTGGTGAGCATCGCACGGCGCTTCAATCACGGCCGCATGCCCCTGAGCGACCTGATCCAGGAGGGGAACATCGGCCTGATCAAGGCCGTGGAGCGCTACGACTACCGTCGAGGGTATCGCTTCAGCACCTACGCGAGCTGGTGGATCAGGCACTCGATCAGTCGCGCGCTGGCCGACAAGGGACGGGCCGTCCGGCTCCCCGTGCACATGATCGATGCGCATCACAAGGTCGCGAAGGCGCGGCGTGAGCTCAGCAGCCAGCTCGGGAGGCCGCCGACCAAGGACGAGATCGGGAAGACCACGGGCCTCTCGACCGACAAGGTGGACAAGCTCGAGGGCTACCTGATGGAGCAGGCCGTCTCGCTCGACCGCGAGGTCTCGGACGAGGACGGTCGCCGCTTCATCGATTTCATCCAGGACCCGGAGGCGTCCTCTCCGTCGGATCAGCTCATGGATCAGTCGGAGAATACGCAGGTGCTGGAGCTCTTCGACGAGCTGAAGCCCATCGAGGCCGACATCCTGCGCAAGCGCTTCGGTCTGGCGGGGGGCAAGGAGCTCACCCTGAAGGAGATCGGTGAGACCTACAACCTCTCCCGCGAGCGCATTCGACAGCTCCAGGAGCAGGCCCTGGGCAAGATCCGTCGCGCGCTTCAGCGACAGCAACCGGCGTAG
- a CDS encoding FHA domain-containing protein produces the protein MDVGLVCDHCDAFNPMDARLCSCGRRLEAWPPPAAPLAARSAAPASKEKSPMKCPACGTPNPDGFRFCGNCGGRLEVAPAQADVAPRTLFFGAMQVPNRAKLILIKGEGLDGISYHLAGTEHLAGRTEGDIRFPEDPLLSPLHATFYYDGGKLFVRDERSANGVFVRISSPVLLAPAGRFLVGEQLIQFDPVAEDTGAPEADEDGTFFYGSPKRPGHFKLAQILRGGDIGMIFRAPTPQVTLGREGNDINFPDDPFISGQHAMVSVTPRGVQLSDLGSKNGTFVRVDAPTAVAHGDYVFLGQQLLRVEIS, from the coding sequence ATGGACGTCGGCCTGGTCTGCGACCACTGTGACGCCTTTAATCCCATGGACGCGCGGCTCTGCTCCTGTGGCCGTCGTCTGGAAGCGTGGCCGCCCCCGGCTGCCCCCCTCGCTGCCCGCTCAGCAGCGCCGGCGAGCAAGGAGAAGAGCCCCATGAAGTGCCCCGCGTGTGGGACGCCAAACCCCGATGGGTTCCGTTTCTGCGGCAACTGCGGCGGTCGGCTCGAGGTAGCCCCCGCTCAGGCGGACGTCGCGCCGCGGACGCTCTTCTTCGGCGCGATGCAGGTCCCGAATCGCGCCAAGCTGATCCTCATCAAGGGCGAGGGCCTCGACGGTATCTCGTATCATCTCGCCGGAACGGAACACCTGGCGGGCCGAACGGAGGGGGACATCCGCTTTCCCGAGGATCCGCTGCTCTCCCCTCTGCACGCCACGTTCTACTACGACGGCGGAAAGCTCTTCGTGCGGGACGAGAGGAGCGCGAACGGGGTCTTCGTGCGCATCAGTTCGCCGGTGCTGCTGGCGCCGGCAGGACGCTTCCTCGTGGGAGAGCAGCTCATCCAGTTCGACCCCGTCGCCGAGGACACGGGAGCGCCGGAGGCGGACGAAGACGGCACCTTCTTCTACGGGAGCCCAAAGCGGCCCGGGCACTTCAAGCTGGCTCAGATCCTGCGCGGGGGCGACATCGGCATGATCTTCAGGGCGCCGACCCCGCAGGTCACGCTGGGACGTGAAGGAAACGACATCAACTTCCCCGACGACCCCTTCATCTCGGGGCAGCACGCCATGGTGAGCGTCACGCCGCGCGGCGTTCAGCTCAGCGACCTCGGTTCGAAGAACGGGACCTTCGTTCGCGTCGATGCGCCGACCGCCGTGGCCCACGGGGATTACGTCTTTCTCGGACAACAGTTGCTTCGCGTCGAGATTTCATAG
- a CDS encoding PilZ domain-containing protein translates to MGSANRRGGFRIPLQMLINEYRADHAQRCLTMNVSATGLYLNRLVRPASRDGRQVALEFELPGTGETIWAAGDVRFDHHDRHFYGTGVHFRAMARGHHRMIQDYLAEFRARELQRLLSAVRRNRRS, encoded by the coding sequence ATGGGCTCAGCAAATCGACGAGGCGGCTTCCGCATCCCCTTGCAGATGCTCATCAACGAGTACCGCGCGGACCACGCCCAGCGGTGCCTCACCATGAACGTGAGCGCGACCGGCCTCTATCTGAATCGTCTGGTGCGGCCGGCCAGCCGCGACGGACGGCAGGTGGCGCTCGAGTTCGAACTGCCGGGCACCGGCGAGACGATCTGGGCCGCGGGAGACGTGCGCTTCGACCACCACGACCGCCACTTCTACGGTACGGGCGTGCACTTCCGCGCGATGGCCCGTGGCCACCACCGCATGATCCAGGACTACCTGGCGGAATTCCGGGCGCGCGAGCTGCAGCGGCTCCTCTCCGCGGTTCGCCGCAACCGCCGCTCCTGA